From Pedobacter cryoconitis, one genomic window encodes:
- a CDS encoding condensation domain-containing protein, with the protein MKRKLLFGERLMLGDGKTPFNGVFPIKIRGEFSAARLHHALLRLQQKHPLLNAVITYDKNNRPYFATANEQPVKIPVEILSRYSDHDWEAETVRQWQTPFRTELEPMLRVSWLKGDGVSELLTVFHHCLIDGGSIMTILTALFELIDNGDADIGQESPIRGLADIVPPEIMESRKKKIKVNLIGNIAVLALRLMPAGKKAVERKKDYLIHWKMDEEMTSQLSGFCKRAEVTVNTLLCAVLLQTFKEVRKEKSHNKISCPVDLRNINQHIKKDNIFAFGSMFVVSSYPELDFMSNLRAIHHDIKQKLKKIDPYLMLMVLEKAHPVLHKFSRFLKHSKSSNDCMFSNMGRITMPYQYKTFEIETMYAPTAIGPLGNTTSLLTSTCRGQMDFCFVASEGYIPYTEGQAIQTRIMSILKEQLKTQFQPG; encoded by the coding sequence ATGAAAAGAAAACTACTTTTTGGTGAAAGGTTAATGCTTGGTGATGGAAAAACTCCTTTTAATGGAGTGTTTCCAATTAAAATCCGCGGAGAATTTTCTGCTGCGAGACTGCATCATGCACTGTTAAGACTGCAACAGAAACATCCTTTGCTGAATGCAGTAATTACCTATGATAAAAATAACCGCCCATACTTTGCGACAGCTAATGAACAGCCAGTTAAAATTCCGGTGGAAATCCTTTCCAGGTACAGTGATCATGACTGGGAAGCGGAGACAGTCAGGCAATGGCAAACTCCGTTTAGAACAGAACTGGAACCGATGTTACGTGTGTCATGGTTAAAAGGAGATGGAGTTTCTGAGCTGCTTACGGTCTTTCACCACTGTTTGATTGATGGCGGGTCAATAATGACTATTCTGACTGCATTATTCGAATTAATAGATAATGGAGATGCTGATATTGGTCAGGAAAGCCCTATTAGAGGACTTGCGGACATTGTGCCGCCTGAGATTATGGAGAGTAGAAAGAAAAAGATAAAAGTGAACCTGATCGGTAATATTGCCGTACTGGCTTTAAGGCTGATGCCGGCGGGAAAAAAAGCTGTAGAAAGAAAAAAGGATTATTTGATTCACTGGAAAATGGATGAAGAGATGACCTCACAACTTTCCGGTTTCTGCAAACGTGCTGAGGTAACGGTCAATACACTTTTATGTGCAGTGCTGTTACAGACTTTTAAAGAGGTAAGAAAAGAAAAATCACATAATAAGATTTCCTGCCCAGTTGATCTGCGTAATATTAATCAGCATATAAAAAAGGACAATATTTTTGCTTTTGGCTCTATGTTCGTTGTCAGCTCTTATCCGGAGCTTGATTTTATGAGCAATCTGAGGGCTATACATCATGATATTAAGCAAAAGCTCAAAAAAATTGATCCATACCTGATGCTGATGGTACTGGAAAAAGCACATCCCGTACTCCATAAATTCAGTCGCTTTTTAAAACACAGCAAATCAAGTAACGATTGTATGTTCTCTAATATGGGCAGGATAACTATGCCTTATCAGTATAAAACATTTGAAATAGAAACCATGTACGCACCGACTGCAATCGGTCCTCTGGGTAATACAACGTCACTGTTAACATCTACCTGCCGCGGGCAAATGGACTTTTGCTTCGTCGCCAGCGAAGGATATATTCCTTATACAGAAGGTCAGGCTATACAAACAAGGATCATGTCGATCCTCAAAGAACAATTAAAAACACAGTTTCAACCAGGATAA
- a CDS encoding phthiocerol/phthiodiolone dimycocerosyl transferase family protein produces the protein MKRKLIIGERVMYVDAATPVNCIFTVKIHGVIEPENLRAALDKIQHKHPLLRMQIDDQQAGGPYFVLNEQLKVIPVRVVERKGEQDWLNESKTEWNKLFDGENEPLARVIWLKSPEVSDLLLVLPHCICDGTTLVTLMQELLFLLDEPSMELKPYASFQSVKELLSSSFSVSPAKVFKARLFSLLGKAFFYFKPTQRKVAAGNNYVLHWRLDQQETVELVERSKAAGTTVHAALCIAVMKAFQQVRGIKAHGKVICPVDIRQFIPEIKNDNMFAFAPIVELEIDKNAEVDFWSKARMLKADLNTKVEALKVAEMLWMSEYFHAIVSRMVRFLKATDGTHDVTLSNMGRLRIAENYQNFEVLAIHSPTVAFPWRNPNTMIASTFKNKMDFTLMSNDTFLTEQEALLVKTATMNLLFEDLKQLSVA, from the coding sequence ATGAAAAGAAAATTGATCATCGGAGAAAGAGTGATGTACGTGGACGCAGCTACCCCTGTGAATTGCATTTTTACAGTCAAGATCCATGGGGTGATTGAGCCGGAAAACTTGCGTGCAGCCCTTGATAAAATACAGCATAAGCATCCTTTATTAAGGATGCAGATTGATGATCAACAGGCCGGTGGCCCGTATTTTGTTTTAAATGAACAGCTTAAAGTTATTCCGGTAAGGGTTGTTGAACGTAAAGGAGAGCAGGATTGGCTTAATGAATCCAAAACAGAATGGAATAAGCTGTTTGATGGTGAAAATGAGCCATTAGCCAGGGTTATCTGGTTGAAATCGCCGGAGGTGTCGGATCTTTTGTTAGTGCTGCCACACTGCATTTGTGATGGGACTACGCTGGTAACGCTGATGCAGGAACTATTATTTCTGCTGGATGAACCCAGTATGGAACTTAAGCCCTATGCTTCTTTCCAGTCCGTAAAAGAACTTTTGTCTTCTTCTTTTTCGGTTTCACCGGCAAAGGTTTTTAAGGCGCGCCTGTTTTCTTTACTGGGTAAAGCCTTTTTCTATTTTAAACCAACCCAGCGTAAAGTTGCAGCCGGAAATAATTACGTGTTGCATTGGCGACTGGATCAGCAGGAGACTGTTGAATTGGTTGAACGCAGTAAAGCTGCGGGGACTACCGTTCATGCAGCTTTGTGTATTGCCGTGATGAAAGCCTTTCAGCAGGTAAGAGGGATAAAAGCACACGGAAAAGTAATCTGCCCGGTAGACATCAGGCAGTTTATTCCTGAAATCAAAAATGACAACATGTTTGCCTTTGCACCTATTGTAGAATTAGAGATCGACAAGAATGCGGAGGTAGATTTCTGGAGCAAAGCAAGAATGCTGAAAGCTGATCTGAATACTAAAGTAGAAGCCTTGAAAGTTGCAGAAATGCTTTGGATGAGTGAGTATTTTCATGCGATTGTGAGCCGGATGGTCAGGTTTTTAAAAGCCACAGATGGAACACATGACGTCACGCTTTCCAATATGGGCAGACTCAGGATTGCAGAAAACTATCAGAATTTTGAAGTACTGGCCATTCATAGTCCGACAGTGGCTTTTCCATGGAGAAACCCAAATACGATGATTGCGAGTACTTTCAAAAACAAAATGGATTTTACCCTGATGTCAAATGATACTTTCTTGACTGAACAAGAAGCACTGCTTGTTAAAACAGCCACCATGAACCTATTATTTGAAGATTTGAAACAATTATCCGTTGCCTGA